A section of the Pochonia chlamydosporia 170 chromosome 2, whole genome shotgun sequence genome encodes:
- a CDS encoding beta-lactamase (similar to microsporum gypseum CBS 118893 XP_003173253.1), whose translation MELLQSAQFANHVRKLMDHHSVTGLAISLVQDQELISLAVGKASLEPSTAFTPDSLIRVGSLSKCLTAAAVALLVHDNERYPDVQYETPIASLLPGDFVMPGADHDDVTLEDILNHQTGMPTHELALFGPNAKHPDNACSITRNLRNLAPVAPNRTEFIYCNMMYTVATHVIEQQTKTKFGDFLEAHLLRPLQMNSTALFKSRVEANGLLGRVATGYLRCKKTKSFNEAVHRESPESQGASEIHSSASDYAKWIKALINRESPITDEIYESLTKRRVEQDRLTEEPLHEAQLIHYTFGWDVAKYEDYTILSHEGGDIGYHCIQFFMPELKFGGAIFSNSDHASTLMGRLKYRLIDERIHGPCAEDPTSEVKADDLPGDSVSEDSEDEYYQERIEDVRQGICPGITDVLPQELPLSVYTGQYWNPGYRSILVEEDNGSLVINAQDRSLRFTVTFIHVCDQTKYVAILHLGPDPDIITEAEFILAGGTATKVGIHLEERLEEKIWFERVYLEEEQR comes from the exons ATGGAGCTCCTTCAGTCCGCTCAGTTCGCCAACCATGTGCGGAAACTCATGGACCACCACTCAGTGACGGGACTTGCCATTTCTTTGGTGCAGGACCAAGAATTAATCTCGCTAGCTGTTGGCAAGGCCTCTCTGGAGCCATCTACAGCTTTCACGCCAGATTCGCTCATCCGTGTTGGTTCTCTTTCAAAATGCCTTACTGCGGCCGCCGTCGCACTGCTTGTTCACGACAACGAGAGGTACCCTGATGTGCAATACGAGACGCCCATTGCAAGTCTTCTTCCCGGCGATTTTGTTATGCCTGGGGCGGATCACGACGACGTCACTTTGGAAGACATATTGAATCACCAGACAGGCATGCCCAC CCATGAGCTTGCGCTCTTCGGCCCCAACGCGAAGCATCCAGACAATGCTTGCTCCATTACGAGGAATTTGCGTAACCTCGCCCCAGTGGCTCCTAATCGAACAGAATTTATATATTGCAACATGATGTACACCGTGGCTACTCATGTCATCGAGCAGCAAACGAAAACTAAATTTGGGGATTTTCTTGAAGCCCACCTCTTGCGGCCGTTGCAAATGAACTCAACGGCACTTTTTAAAAGCCGTGTAGAAGCCAACGGGCTACTTGGACGGGTCGCCACCGGATATCTGCGAtgcaaaaagacaaaaagtTTCAATGAAGCTGTACATCGCGAAAGTCCCGAGTCACAAGGCGCCTCTGAGATACACTCCAGTGCCTCTGACTATGCCAAGTGGATCAAGGCATTGATAAACCGCGAAAGTCCCATCACGGACGAGATTTACGAGAGTCTCACAAAGAGGCGTGTAGAACAAGACCGCCTAACTGAAGAACCGTTACACGAGGCCCAATTAATACACTACACATTTGGTTGGGACGTTGCCAAATACGAAGATTACACCATTCTGTCTCACGAAGGGGGCGACATAGGCTATCACTGTATTCAGTTTTTCATGCCGGAGCTCAAATTCGGAGGTGCCATTTTTAGCAACTCAGACCACGCAAGCACATTGATGGGCCGACTCAAATATCGGTTGATCGATGAAAGGATCCATGGACCTTGTGCCGAGGACCCGACCAGCGAGGTCAAAGCGGATGATTTGCCTGGCGACAGTGTTTCCGAGGACTCTGAAGATGAGTACTACCAAGAGCGTATAGAAGACGTACGACAGGGTATTTGCCCAGGAATCACAGATGTGCTACCACAGGAGCTACCGCTCAGTGTCTACACAGGACAGTACTGGAACCCTGGATATCGAAGCATCCTGGTCGAAGAGGATAACGGCTCCTTAGTAATCAATGCGCAAGACCGATCTCTGAGATTTACAGTCACTTTTATACACGTGTGTGATCAAACAAAATATGTTGCAATTTTACATCTTGGACCAGATCCTGATATCATCACTGAAGCCGAGTTTATTCTTGCAGGAGGCACTGCGACCAAGGTCGGAATCCATCTGGAGGAGCGTTTGGAGGAGAAGATATGGTTTGAGCGTGTTTACctggaagaagagcaaagaTAG